From the uncultured Fusobacterium sp. genome, one window contains:
- a CDS encoding putative phage tail protein has translation MLMEKPKKVDLISYLPLFIQNYREIEEIMKSENIILQDEWQHLKQAFKNNFIFHTDIYGISLFEKMMKIYPKAKDTLKDRQIKVYTKWNATIPYTWKWLVGYLDAYFLDTSIKATPVLFNNEYRLDVRLTAETYFSNREYELYYELRKLIPANLILNLINVLKKIEGKYYFRNALIYRMKKKIRADPINTVPTGKYWIGSGIIYKLKKGV, from the coding sequence ATGTTGATGGAGAAGCCTAAAAAGGTAGATTTAATCTCTTATTTACCTTTATTTATTCAAAACTATAGAGAAATAGAAGAGATTATGAAAAGTGAAAATATTATTTTGCAAGATGAATGGCAACACTTAAAACAAGCTTTTAAAAATAATTTTATTTTTCATACAGATATTTATGGAATTTCATTATTTGAAAAGATGATGAAAATATATCCTAAAGCTAAAGATACATTAAAAGATAGACAGATTAAAGTATATACTAAATGGAATGCCACAATTCCATATACATGGAAATGGCTGGTAGGATACTTAGATGCCTATTTTTTAGATACGTCAATCAAAGCAACTCCAGTACTTTTTAATAATGAATATAGATTAGATGTGAGATTAACAGCAGAAACATATTTTTCTAATAGAGAATATGAGCTTTATTATGAACTTAGAAAATTGATTCCAGCAAATCTTATTTTAAACTTAATAAATGTATTAAAAAAAATAGAAGGTAAATACTATTTTAGAAATGCTTTGATATATAGAATGAAGAAAAAAATAAGAGCTGACCCAATTAATACAGTGCCTACTGGTAAATACTGGATAGGTTCTGGAATTATATATAAACTAAAGAAAGGGGTGTAA